acgaggtatcggtggtagataccataaaacctttgcagggacaCCTTTTCTAACTACATCTGAATTATTTGtcttttgccatctagactcgccacatgttggacatgcaattgcatcaacagatctctttcgatataagatgcaatcgttaggacaagcatgtattttttcatattgcatgcctaacgaacATAATGTCTtatttgcttcataaaatgaagacgacATTTTATTATCttcgggtaataattctcctaaaaatgttaacaactatgtcattcccttatcactccacctgtgtttggcttttaagttatacaacctaagtAGTGCTGAacatcttctaagattgactgaaatttaattggatccacatgtgattcatattgtgcatcatcaatcatttctaaaatatcatcaacttcgtaatccacatcaaaatacttattattcttagatggtctCTTATCAGTGACTTTCATTACTTCTCTgtgcaaaaaccatactttataacttttgtctattccattcctaaataagtgatcttttattttaaaaattggcatcctcacaacgttaccacacttaacacaaggAAAATtaatactattaggagattgagtatttcttgcacaaaattccaagaaaaactcaactccattcctatatttcacggataacctattcgctgacatccaatctctatccattgtcaaacttcacacaaaaaaaaaaaacaaatcaacaaacattaacaattaggttCGTGGATTACCTAATTGaaaagtaaataaaggaaacaatatgtccaaaaaaaaattgggcagcattttccttatttctatcacatttcccaaatttaaagtgtgcatttATACAACACATGGTATACAAAAAAATATCCAACAAATTAATCAAGCATGCATAATTTTCATAtgactaaatcttaaaaaaattgggcaacatttcccctatttctatcatatttcgcaaaatttaaattaacctatattcatcacataaacacaacaaatcaattaatcaatcaaacatgcataataaCAGCTTTATATaaccgcagcacacagtcccagaacctatctccactattttataattcatacattctactaagttcaatatcttaattatacattaaagtttaaaatattgcctctaatataaaatcctctagaacttgatctcaccaacaaagttgtcaacaaaatacatactcaaatataacaataaacaaaaaaataataaaaaagttgacaaaatataaagaaaaatatattaaagctatattgtaactaaataaacaataaaatgcttaaagaaaataaataatttgttatatgtactcatttaaatacttaaacacgaaaaaaaatatatttttttaaaaaagttaacaaatcacataaagaaaaatagactataaatatcctaactaaatcaataataaaatataacttaaaggcGTCTACAACCCAGGTTGGCTGATGGTCTAAGCACGATGCTACCCGCGGCGGAGAATGGTGCTCCGGCAATGGGCTCCCTCACTCATGGTGTGGATCTTTGGTGGAGGCTATGCATCTCTGGTGGGGTTTGCGATTTAGGTAGGGGACTTAGAGGTTTAGAGTGGATCAGTGACTTCTTGGTTGTCGTATGGGGCCAGGGGTCTAGGGTTCATTTGGGGCTACTGAACCTTTGTGGTCGTTGGACCGTGCGCTATTAATGTCTGGTTTGCTTAGCTTGAGTGAGAACTATAGAGAAAGGATGGAACATGAAAGATTCCACTGAAAAGCTATTGTTGATGTGTCTGAATATTTATCATAAGGAGAGAGAGAATGCTAAGTCTAGACTCTTATTCAAACATTTACCATGTATTGGATTGTTCGTCCTTTTAGCTgtgaaaagagaaggaaaattcTAGTTGAGTTTGGAATAGACGTGGAGGATACCAGAAGGTAGCATAGTGGGAGATTCAATCCTCTTCCTTGTAAATAATTTTATGGGGTCGCAAAATATTGCATATCTTGTAAGAGGTGATAATCTTTGAATCTACCGAGTCGACGAACAGGCGTCAGTCAGTAAAGCAGATGAGTCTCAGTCGCATAGGTGACCACTACAAGCATCGCACACCACTGCCACCACGATCGCAGGCAGATCTAGTTCAAAGAAGAAATACTATGTCTGCCCCACCAATATGGATTAGATAAGTTTCATGTTAATATCCCacgttttttcttttctttcaaatcTCATATATTTGAATTTACAATATCTAATATCTCATGTATTATTGTttgtattgtatatatatgtatataagcgTGTAAATTTCTGAAAACCTTCTTTTAAAGTAGACTCTTGTTATTCATCTTCAACCAAGATTTCTAGGTAGACTAGATTTATGGTGATTTCTCTTTGGTATTCGAACTGTGGGAGATCGCAGATGTGTGAAATTATGTAAATTGGTAAGGTTTGGTGTCGATTTATCAATTGATTAGatatattattttgttttcttgctacTTGAGTTCAATGTAATCAATTTTGGCATATCATATTTTTCATAGAACTGATTGTAATCAGTTTTGGcataattgtttataatttttttctaataGTAAATGGCAATTATTCTATAacatttattactttttaatatTCATTCATTTTTTCTACTGAGGAATTTTATTTCAATGGTTGAAAATTACTATTTATTACAATTAATATGGTTAATTAATTTAGAGATTTTTCCAATTTTAGTTGAAAAATGTATAATATGGAAATTAaatgaattttataattaaaattttaattgctcctttatatttattaaatggtaatatataattaaaattattttaacctattaatatttttatttcaatattttgtttttatatttGGAAGTTAAATGGTATTTTATAATTAATCTaatattattttttcatttttattattaagagtgattattttataattattttttatgtagtTTCTTTATTTCAATTATATAGGTGCAATGTACAAGAATCTTAGTTTTTCTCTTGGATATTGTTAAAATCAAAAGGTATGTATCTCCTTAAGTTCTAAATTGAGTATATATTATCTCTCACATATCTTGTGCCTCTTTATAAGCTTGTTTGTGCATGTTTATAGACTTGTTTTTTGTGCCTGTTTGTAGGCTTGCCTATGCCTCTTTATAGGCTTGTTGTGCCTGATTATAGGTTGGATGAATTGGTAGTCAACACACAAGGTTGACTATTATAAAACTGTAATAAGGTTGCTAGTGGCTTCCTTCAATTTACTTTGGGTCAAAAGGAATTTTAGCTATCttaattgattattttttattggatgtggttgttttgttattttattacTCTCGATCTAACTAGACAAAATTAATGGGGTCTAACCAAAGAGTAGCCTTTGATTAGACCCCTAAACTTAAAAActaattttatttctaaaattttaatCGAGGGAAAACCAAAGGATGGAACTTTGGCTTGATTTcctattttttaaaagattttcttttattttacttttaagaAGTTACTTATATTTGTTGGTTTGTGTTGCACGTTTACTTATCAACTTTTAAAGCATAAGTTCTGGTGAAACTAAAAGAGACTTTTCTATACTCAACATTAGATTTTCTTCTTGCGGTtgtttctttgatttttcttcaaTTGATTTTGGTTTAAAACAATAGTTCAACCTATTAAATTATCTGGGTATTAGTCATTTGATATGAAAATTCTTTTGTCTAATTTCCAAGAGTATCTTTGCATGCTCTTTGGCTAGACAATGAGTTTTGTTGGCTAGAGGAAATCCCTCGCCCAATTTGTACTCCCTATATTATGCATTctgaataaaataaatttattcccacaaaaaaatataacttaaagaaaacagacaatttaatatatacatatttaaccaattaaactcaaaatttaaaaagttaacaaaatataaacaaaaatttactcaaaatattcaaactaaataattaataaagtgaaacttatacaaaatatatacattaatatatataatcatttacataagtaaatccaaaattaaattaaatttaaaaaaaattaagaagttaacaaaaaataaagcaattataaaaaaataaatattaaaatgcaaagtttaaacctaaaacaattacataatcattaatataaaactatccaaaaattaaaaaattagaaatatagtcaatttataaaaaaaaaattcacaaaaattcaatttaaatcataaaatttaataaaattgctcttacttgtggtaattgagcaatgtgggttcttgaatTAGAAAATCCCAAAAACTAagaaagtttatggattttcaacaataatcttcaaaaaatgcaaaatctatacaaaatattaaaaaaaaaaaatctatgtataaggttcataaacatatatacatcattatttttacattaaaattgaaaaaagctTACCAAAATGAGGGAAAACCGAATGGGGCGCCGATAGTTCTCTCCATTTTTTCTCTGAAAGTTTTTAGGGTAATGTGGCTCTGTCGGGGACGAAATGGGGCTTATTTACTGAACgggtcatttgcgtcagtggcccactgacgtaAACAGTCTCGTTAACAGCGTCAAtggcccactgacgcaaacgaccCCGTTCAACGCCGTCAGTGTATGTTATAACACAATTACCCCCGCATTTGTGGTAGTacccaactgccacaaatgttaattcttggtcaacagcgtcagtcaactgcgttgactgacgcgtatgactgacacaattgccattttttgtagtagtgcatcttacacaaaaaatattatgttttgcaaaatgaagaacaaaatgcaatattatctaacaatccaaaatataagatataaatgatgaaaatgaagaagtaaaatccataaaatttgttgcattacaagggaaatcaacatacaacaaatattatctagttacaagttatttcatcatgatcttaataatcttatgaaaaagattagaagcacataactagaatagaaattacaaaataaataaaatacatacttgaaaatcctcttgaaaaacactaaaatggaagagagaaagtggtaacaaaaaattaagcacccaaaaattgtcttgaaattccatatttatagccaaaatgagagcattaaaataatcaacttaaattaattaaacaaagtaaatatggcatgcagaggtaaattatagggtgtaatgatgatttttgtggtgaaatatgtggaaaaattgggtaaaaatatGACAATTTTGGGAATTGTGGGACAAGGAGACCATTGGTgcctttgttgggctcaataagaaACAAGGAAAATTGACTTGGTGGGTTGTGGCAGTTGGCCGGCTGCTGGGTATGTTGGGAGGTAGCTTGGGATGTTGGGTCGTGGGCTAGGCGTGATGGCAGGTGGGCCGCCTGGAGGAGCTAGGCTGGCAGGGAAGGAAGATGGGGCTAGGAGCTTCGGGCTGGGCCTGGCGCGGGCCCAGGTGGCTGGGGAGCTGAAGCAGGCTTGGGCTGCTGGGCCGAATAAGGCATGGGCCTGGGGCTTTGGGAGGCCTTTCATAAATGCCAATTTTATCCTGTCTTTTCcttgaaaataccatttttttcccttcatttttcttgcttttcaatagcaaaaatgcaacaaattctcttccaaaataaacacaaattaaattaaaactaaatattttcaataataaaatatacaacataagttccatgaagatattaattaaaacttaatttacttaaacatttaagctcaaaattgcatctttttatttctaacttaacaatattaatttcatataattaaactacaacatattataataaaatatctataaaaacatataaaaatctaaaaaaaattacaaaaagactaaaaaattaaaaattacttaagaacttaataagttacttaaaaactcaaatataagcaacaattagtattaaaaaatgtggtaaaataactctattttgtaaagTTATCATAATGTTAACAAGTTGTTTGGTTTTGAATAATACAATGCttaataataaatacattaaaataaataaataagataaaataaaattgaatatAAACAGTaaaaatgaagggaaaaaaaactcaaaaagcATAAACCCAATACCATAAAACAAACAAGGAAATTATAGGGTGCACAtgcaaattttttttattgtatgttgtagttatttagaggTTAAtgcaaatttttgaaaaataattctgaataatttataggactgaaaatagggtttaaataaattatttttaacatgcttaaaaaaaaaatagtcaaaCGTGCAATAAATTATTGAaactttatttttgttatgatAAATTATTTGAAACTTTCTAAAAATTTATAAGATACTTTAAATAAGTATAATGGAGATGTTCATAAAAAAATTACACCGAAAAATTCTTAACATGAAGAGGTGTATAAGTTTCCTTTTTTTAGGGTACACTATATATCATAACCCAAGCAAACAAATACAAAACAAAAGTTCTGAACAAGATAAGATGGTATGATGCGATAACATACTTTAATATTTTACATAAGGTGACATTTTATGATTGGTTAGAGATacctcataatatttattaaattctaatAATTGAGACCCGATATTAGATTGCATTAATGACATACCAACTACTACTTAGCAATTCTCTAATATTTTTTGGGTTCTATTTTCTCATGACATGTATGAGTTCCACATCATCAAAGTTATTGTCAAGTGTGAACGGTTTATGGGCTCAATTTTGATTGTATGTGAAAAAGCCAAACGCCTGCCAAGACTTAAAATTATTAGGGATAATGTAATTTGGCTCTTGACAAGTAAATAACCAATGAAATCAAGCTTATGAATCGTGGTCACACAACACCTACAAGCAAGGAGAGCCTTAGGCAAATTCACACCCATTTCCACCCTCCTTTTATTAATCTCCCCCACATTGCATGCTCTCCTTTTATTACACACGCACACATGAGGAAGCTATGCCCTAACATTGACAGGGACGATGGACTCGAGACGGTTCTCGAGGTTCCCATACCCGAAGAAATGTTCAAAAGCATGGGGAACAACTCCAACGTAAGGTTTCAAAACATGTTAACCTGGATGAAGGCTCAAACTTCCGATAAATGGTCGGCGCCGATCATCGCCGGTCGCCTTAACGAGCTACGCTTCCTTCTCTACCTCGTCGGATCTCCTCTCATCCCTCTTCAGGTCCAATTAGGCCACTCCGTTCACCGCCCAGTCAAAGACTGTTCCATTGTAAGACCATCCATCTCTTTCGATCGTTTTCTCTTAATTGTACATACCCTCATCATGAATGTGATTGAATTTGATGTATTTGTATAGCAAGCTTCGACGGCAAAATATATAGTTCAACAATATGTGGCGGCGACGGGAGGACAACCGGCGTTGAACTCGGTGAATAGCATGTGCGTGACGGGGGCGGTGAAGATCAGTGCGTCGGAGTTTCAGCAAAGCGATGGGAGCGTCGTCGTAGATGTTAAGAAATGCACTGAAGAGCTTGGTGGGTTCGTGCTTTGGCAAAAGAATCCTGATTTGTGGTGTATTGAGATTCTTGTCTCCGGTTGCAAAGTTGTTTGTGGTAGCAATGGCAAGCTTTCATGGCGTCACTCCTCTAATCAACAAACTCCCATCTCCAAAGGCCCTCCACGCCCCTTACGCAGATTTCTTCAGGTCATTCATTCATTCATCTCACTCATTGTTGCACCATCTTAGAACAGTGGagataattttattatatatcaTGTTGTGATTTGCAGGGTTTGGATCCAAGAGCCACAACCAGTTTATTTTTAGATGCAATGTGTATCGGAGAGAAAATAATAGACGAAGAAGACTGTTTCATACTGAAACTAGAAACGAGCCCAGCAATTCGTGAGGCCCAAAGTGGCCCAAATTATGAGATCATTCACCACACAATTTGGGGTTACTTTAGCCAACGATCGGGCCTGTTGATACAGTTTGAGGACTCTAGGCTACTCAGGATGACCAACAAAGGAGACGACGACGTTTTCTGGGAAACCAGTACGGAGTCGGTAATGGGAGATTACAAGTACGTTGACGGAGTCAATATAGCTCATAGTGGCAAGACACGTGTCACCGTGATTAGATATGGAGAGCAGTCCGCCAATCACAAGAGGGAGATGGAAGAGACTTGGAAAATCGACGAAGTCAACTTTAATGTTTGGGGTTTGACCATGGAAAGCTTTTTGCCTCCCTCTGACTCTCAACGACGTCGTTAAAAGCATATTCATTGTCGTTTTTTTTAACTGTACTTTTTGTTTTCAAGAGAAGTAAAAAATATATACGTAAATTCATTAGGTTAGTTAAATACTGGCTAGATATTAATTTGGATTTATCTCATGTATCAAATAAGTATAAGATAAgcaagcattttttttttttcgttttaaATTAAGACGTGTCAAATGAATATTGGAAATAATTCTCTAATTCGATTTTAAATTAGCATTTACATTATTTCACATAtcaaactctgtaaatatatatatgtaagatTTCAAATGAATGAAAAGGAATTggctaattatttatttaaggtGTTATGTTAAGCTGTCTTATAATGTTACTGATAATTAATTGTCTGGCAAAATTGATTAGACAAAATAGCTAGCTTTGGACCTGTGGAGGAGGTAGTCCCTCATGTGGcccactgtttttttttttcaatgaaaaAATAACTTTATTTAGATAGATCATTTAGCAACACATAGGATGCCCGTGCTATACAATGTTTGAATTTCCTAATTGatgttaaaaaataaaagtatttGGTTAAGGTCATCATCAAACACTCTCGGGTCAACTCCACCACCTAGCTTACTAATATATCCTTGCATTTCCAATATGAACACGTTGACTTAACTAGTTTTGCCTACTTGAATCATACTATCGTttacaattataaataattagtAGGAAAATTACAAAAACAACAACAGAAAAATATGGGCAACGAAAGAGCTAACAGAAGCACAACGACGTCGTTCAAGTCTTTCGGGCAACTCAACCTAAACAAATATACTTTTACGGGCGCATTGTTGTGCTCCATGACTTTTATTTTAGCTGAATTTGgtgacttttatttatttttaaatttttttttgtagcTCCATTTTAATATAACTTCCTCTTATGTAATATCTTtcctaattaattaattattatcaaaTTTAACTTGAGCAGATGGGGCTGGGATAAGCAGTGCTGTGAAAATCTTCATGCAGAAGAACCATAATATGGTTTATTACGAGTTTGTTTCGTTAGCAGTCCCTCTAATAGAATGGTTAGTCGCTGGAAGAATATCCGGTTGGGTTGGAAGTCGCCGCAGCTTATTATTATCCGTTGTCCTCTACTTTCTCGGTTCTCTTATAACCTGTCTCGCACAAAACTACGTCGTTTTCTTAGTCGGTAGCTGTTTTGTGAGCAGCGGAATTGTGTTCACTAAAACTGTCGCTCCGGTTTACGTAATCGAATTATCGCCTGATTCGACTCGAGGCTTGCTTGCATCATTTGTCGAAATATTTGCTACTGTGG
The genomic region above belongs to Humulus lupulus chromosome 1, drHumLupu1.1, whole genome shotgun sequence and contains:
- the LOC133812600 gene encoding uncharacterized protein LOC133812600, translating into MNRGHTTPTSKESLRQIHTHFHPPFINLPHIACSPFITHAHMRKLCPNIDRDDGLETVLEVPIPEEMFKSMGNNSNVRFQNMLTWMKAQTSDKWSAPIIAGRLNELRFLLYLVGSPLIPLQVQLGHSVHRPVKDCSIQASTAKYIVQQYVAATGGQPALNSVNSMCVTGAVKISASEFQQSDGSVVVDVKKCTEELGGFVLWQKNPDLWCIEILVSGCKVVCGSNGKLSWRHSSNQQTPISKGPPRPLRRFLQGLDPRATTSLFLDAMCIGEKIIDEEDCFILKLETSPAIREAQSGPNYEIIHHTIWGYFSQRSGLLIQFEDSRLLRMTNKGDDDVFWETSTESVMGDYKYVDGVNIAHSGKTRVTVIRYGEQSANHKREMEETWKIDEVNFNVWGLTMESFLPPSDSQRRR